From Nitratidesulfovibrio vulgaris str. Hildenborough, a single genomic window includes:
- the mnmH gene encoding tRNA 2-selenouridine(34) synthase MnmH, whose protein sequence is MPHIIDASTFLALRDTGLPVLDARSPSEHARGAIPGALNLPVLDDAQREAVGTLYARSGREAAVHLALQLVGPHLSAMLARAQHLCENRHEVLVHCWRGGMRSGSLAWLLESAGYTVHLLEGGYKAYRAHVRAQLARPARVIVLGGMTGTGKTDILHAMADLGCQVVDLEGLANHRGSAFGSIGLGKQPTNEQFEAALYEVWSRLDHGRPIWMEDESSRIGTVAMCDAFFTHIEHGRLVTVELPLEARVARLVAEYAATGETEAMLHGLERIRKRLGDDAWRRCADALRAGDHTTAVRILLRYYDKAYAHHQAQQPREAVRHIVLERDDPATVARRLAADEDSLAG, encoded by the coding sequence ATGCCGCATATCATAGACGCCTCCACCTTCCTTGCCCTGCGCGACACGGGTCTACCCGTGCTTGATGCCCGCTCCCCCTCTGAACACGCGCGGGGCGCCATACCCGGCGCACTCAACCTGCCCGTCCTCGATGACGCGCAGCGCGAGGCCGTGGGCACGCTCTACGCGCGCAGCGGGCGCGAGGCTGCAGTGCATCTCGCCCTGCAACTGGTGGGGCCGCACCTTTCCGCCATGCTGGCACGGGCGCAACACCTGTGCGAGAACCGCCACGAGGTACTGGTCCACTGCTGGCGCGGCGGGATGCGTAGCGGCAGCCTCGCATGGCTTCTTGAAAGCGCGGGCTACACCGTGCACCTGCTCGAAGGTGGCTACAAGGCCTACCGCGCCCACGTACGCGCCCAGCTGGCGCGCCCTGCGCGGGTCATCGTGCTGGGCGGCATGACCGGCACGGGCAAGACCGACATCCTGCATGCCATGGCCGACCTCGGCTGTCAGGTCGTCGACCTCGAAGGGCTTGCGAACCATCGCGGGTCTGCCTTCGGCAGCATCGGCCTTGGCAAGCAACCCACCAACGAACAATTCGAAGCGGCCCTGTACGAAGTATGGTCGCGCCTCGACCATGGTCGCCCCATATGGATGGAGGACGAAAGCAGCCGCATCGGCACCGTAGCCATGTGCGACGCCTTCTTCACCCACATCGAACATGGCAGGCTTGTCACTGTCGAGTTGCCGCTGGAAGCCCGCGTCGCCCGCCTCGTGGCCGAATACGCAGCCACGGGCGAAACCGAGGCCATGCTTCACGGGCTTGAGCGCATCCGCAAGCGCCTTGGCGACGATGCATGGCGGCGATGCGCCGACGCCCTGCGTGCCGGCGACCATACCACTGCCGTGCGCATCCTGTTGCGATACTATGACAAGGCGTATGCCCATCATCAGGCGCAACAACCCCGCGAAGCCGTCCGCCACATCGTCCTCGAACGGGACGACCCCGCCACCGTGGCGAGACGCCTCGCCGCCGATGAAGACTCTCTCGCAGGCTGA
- a CDS encoding sigma 54-interacting transcriptional regulator, whose protein sequence is MKLKLELVFKDRVGIVSDVSSLLAGEGYSIVCMEVERRHDRSHVHIEADGAGEGAFAALRQRFESMRGLLECREVQTLPAEERENRIKVVLDTIGDGVMSIDGGGRITSINKVAREAYGCAGEDVTERSLTSLRLPDHGLLDCLHGRELHDARRELATPLGRLQFFVTRTPIRDGVGRIIGAVEIARDMREIRKLARTLVDADHVGFDDIVGHHPAIEAAIAFARRVAATDAVIAIRGESGTGKELFARAMHAESGRKGPFVPINCAALPEQLLESELFGYERGAFTGGRREGKPGLFESARGGTVFLDEIGDMPLASQAKILRVMQEQRVRRIGGEAEVPVDARIITATNRPLERMVEDGRFRQDLYYRINVLPMHIPPLRERRGDIPLLANHFLQQLASRIGGAAPAFTDGALARLRSHEWPGNVRELKNVVERAAILAGGAVVDDQFILFSHELGKGVFNAARTASAAGQGDTLKEQVANFEKKIVEDVVRRAPSIRKAAKILGISHTALLDKMRRHGVILEE, encoded by the coding sequence ATGAAGCTCAAGCTCGAACTGGTGTTCAAGGACAGGGTTGGCATCGTCTCGGATGTCTCGTCACTGCTGGCCGGAGAAGGGTATTCCATCGTCTGCATGGAGGTCGAACGTCGGCATGACCGGTCGCACGTCCATATCGAGGCCGATGGTGCGGGAGAGGGGGCCTTCGCCGCACTGCGGCAGCGGTTCGAGTCCATGCGGGGGCTGCTCGAATGCCGCGAGGTACAGACCTTGCCTGCAGAAGAGCGCGAGAACCGCATCAAGGTGGTGCTGGACACCATCGGGGATGGCGTCATGTCCATCGACGGTGGCGGGCGCATCACCTCCATCAACAAAGTCGCCCGCGAGGCCTACGGTTGCGCCGGAGAGGACGTGACGGAGCGCAGTCTCACCTCGCTGCGCCTGCCCGACCACGGGCTTCTCGACTGCCTGCACGGGCGGGAATTGCACGATGCCCGGCGTGAACTCGCAACCCCGCTCGGAAGGTTGCAGTTCTTCGTCACGCGAACCCCCATACGCGATGGTGTGGGGCGCATCATCGGCGCGGTGGAGATTGCCCGCGACATGCGCGAGATACGTAAACTCGCCCGTACCCTCGTCGATGCCGACCATGTGGGTTTCGACGACATCGTGGGCCACCACCCGGCCATCGAAGCCGCCATCGCCTTCGCACGCCGGGTCGCAGCCACGGATGCCGTCATCGCCATCAGGGGCGAGTCGGGAACCGGCAAGGAGCTTTTCGCCCGTGCCATGCACGCCGAAAGCGGACGCAAGGGACCCTTCGTGCCCATCAACTGCGCGGCACTGCCTGAACAGCTTCTGGAGAGCGAGTTGTTCGGGTACGAGCGCGGGGCCTTCACGGGCGGCAGGCGTGAGGGCAAGCCGGGGCTTTTCGAATCGGCGCGTGGCGGCACTGTCTTCCTCGACGAAATCGGCGACATGCCCCTTGCCTCGCAAGCCAAGATTCTGCGCGTGATGCAGGAACAGAGGGTGCGCCGCATCGGCGGAGAGGCCGAAGTGCCTGTGGATGCGCGCATCATCACGGCGACGAACAGACCCCTTGAGCGCATGGTCGAGGATGGACGTTTCCGGCAAGACCTCTACTATCGCATCAACGTACTGCCCATGCACATACCGCCCCTGCGCGAACGACGCGGGGATATCCCGTTGCTGGCGAATCACTTCCTGCAGCAACTCGCGTCGCGCATCGGCGGGGCTGCCCCGGCGTTCACCGACGGGGCGCTGGCCCGGTTGCGGTCGCATGAATGGCCGGGAAACGTGCGCGAACTCAAGAACGTGGTGGAACGTGCCGCTATCCTTGCCGGTGGTGCCGTGGTGGACGACCAGTTCATCCTGTTCAGTCATGAGTTGGGCAAGGGCGTGTTCAACGCGGCGCGCACAGCCTCTGCTGCGGGGCAGGGCGATACTCTGAAGGAGCAGGTTGCCAATTTTGAAAAGAAAATCGTCGAAGATGTGGTCCGCCGCGCACCTTCCATTCGAAAGGCAGCGAAAATACTAGGAATATCGCACACGGCGCTTCTCGATAAGATGCGGCGTCACGGCGTCATTCTGGAAGAATGA
- the ald gene encoding alanine dehydrogenase has protein sequence MVVGILKEIKAEENRVAMTPAGVEVLCHHGHTVLVEAGAGAGSGFMDEAYVAAGATLIATPAEIYGRADMVMHVKEPQPSEYPLIRKGQVVFTYLHLAADEELTRALMDTGAVCIAYETIQKADGTLPLLTPMSEVAGRMAIQQGAKYLEMAQGGHGVLLGGVPGVDPGTVVVIGGGVVGTNAAKMACGLGAKVYILDMNLDRLRYLSDIMPANCFPLMSSPSLLRKLVREADVVVGAVLITGAKAPRLVTRDMLKTMKRGAVLVDVAIDQGGCFETSHPTTHGSPIFVVDGVVHYCVANMPGAVAKTSTLALTNATLPYAVALADKGWRRAMSESHEMALGANVVDGKITYAGVAEAFGLPLVSVESLF, from the coding sequence ATGGTCGTCGGTATCCTCAAGGAAATCAAAGCGGAAGAGAATCGTGTCGCCATGACCCCGGCCGGGGTTGAGGTGCTTTGCCACCACGGGCACACCGTACTGGTCGAGGCCGGTGCGGGGGCAGGCAGCGGCTTCATGGACGAGGCCTATGTGGCTGCGGGGGCGACCCTGATTGCCACCCCGGCAGAGATTTATGGGCGTGCCGACATGGTGATGCACGTCAAGGAACCGCAGCCGTCGGAGTATCCGCTCATCCGCAAGGGGCAGGTGGTCTTCACCTACCTGCATCTTGCGGCCGACGAGGAACTCACCCGGGCACTCATGGACACCGGCGCCGTGTGCATCGCGTACGAGACCATCCAGAAGGCCGACGGCACCCTGCCGTTGCTGACTCCCATGAGCGAGGTCGCCGGGCGCATGGCCATCCAGCAGGGGGCCAAGTACCTTGAGATGGCACAAGGCGGGCACGGCGTGCTGTTGGGCGGCGTGCCCGGTGTCGACCCCGGCACGGTGGTCGTCATCGGCGGCGGCGTGGTCGGCACCAATGCCGCCAAGATGGCCTGCGGTCTCGGGGCCAAGGTCTACATTCTCGACATGAATCTCGACAGGTTGCGCTATCTGAGTGACATCATGCCCGCCAACTGCTTCCCGCTCATGTCGTCCCCTTCGTTGTTGCGGAAACTCGTCCGTGAGGCGGATGTGGTGGTGGGTGCCGTGCTCATCACCGGGGCGAAGGCCCCGCGCCTCGTCACCCGCGACATGCTCAAGACCATGAAGCGCGGTGCCGTACTCGTGGACGTGGCCATCGACCAGGGCGGCTGCTTCGAGACGTCGCACCCCACGACGCACGGTTCGCCCATATTCGTCGTGGACGGCGTCGTGCACTACTGCGTGGCGAACATGCCGGGGGCCGTGGCCAAGACCTCCACCCTTGCGCTGACCAACGCCACGCTGCCGTATGCCGTGGCCCTCGCCGACAAGGGGTGGCGGCGCGCCATGTCCGAAAGTCACGAGATGGCACTGGGAGCCAACGTCGTCGACGGCAAGATTACCTACGCGGGCGTGGCCGAAGCGTTCGGGCTGCCTCTCGTGTCTGTGGAGTCGCTGTTCTAG
- a CDS encoding PilZ domain-containing protein, producing MEERREHQRLYLRHYGTDYSYQVMVGGRETAARLLDISLGGARFSMREPLQYAEPGDAGSVVGPSRAPEYAGYFREVGYTVAWCEGEQFGVVFDTPLQRDYTDLCFDFAPRL from the coding sequence ATGGAAGAACGGCGTGAGCATCAGCGTCTGTACCTCAGGCATTACGGTACGGACTACAGCTATCAGGTCATGGTGGGGGGCAGGGAGACGGCCGCCCGCCTGCTGGACATCAGCCTCGGCGGGGCACGCTTCTCCATGAGGGAGCCGTTGCAGTACGCGGAACCGGGAGATGCGGGCAGCGTGGTAGGGCCTTCCCGTGCGCCGGAGTATGCCGGGTACTTCCGTGAGGTGGGCTATACCGTCGCATGGTGTGAGGGCGAACAGTTCGGGGTCGTGTTCGACACCCCTCTGCAGCGTGACTACACCGACCTCTGCTTCGACTTCGCTCCGCGTCTCTGA
- a CDS encoding CreA family protein, with translation MTKVFHSPFVWLCAVICTLVVGTSSARAADDDGEVECVTTEWKLLGSNHKVCVFAFRDPDIPGVACYISQAKTGGIGGSLGLAEDPSNFAISCSQVGPIDIPAKLPRKANVFKESTSVFFKATRVVRIWDSARNTLVYLAVSKRLIEGSPYNAVSTVPVRR, from the coding sequence ATGACCAAGGTTTTCCATTCTCCGTTCGTATGGCTGTGTGCGGTGATATGCACGCTTGTTGTGGGAACGTCCTCTGCCCGTGCGGCAGATGACGATGGCGAGGTCGAATGCGTGACGACCGAGTGGAAGCTTCTCGGGTCGAACCACAAGGTGTGCGTGTTCGCCTTTCGCGACCCCGACATCCCCGGCGTTGCCTGTTACATCAGTCAGGCGAAGACCGGTGGCATAGGCGGTTCGCTTGGCCTTGCCGAAGACCCTTCCAACTTCGCCATCTCGTGCAGTCAGGTCGGCCCCATCGATATCCCGGCGAAATTGCCTCGCAAGGCCAACGTCTTCAAGGAGTCCACCTCGGTCTTCTTCAAGGCGACACGTGTCGTCCGCATCTGGGATTCGGCACGCAACACGCTGGTCTATCTTGCCGTGAGCAAGCGTCTCATCGAGGGGTCTCCGTACAACGCCGTCTCAACCGTACCCGTGCGTCGCTGA
- a CDS encoding DUF4412 domain-containing protein, protein MRRGRLRAVAPGFAILMMLAWAASAVAGKIGAYSADMVSLDAAGKVEASTRIYVDAGRMRLELPPQEGMQGMTIIVRPDLKLQWMVDVESRTCLEHSLDDAQLRAIAPAMAAATPDSREERLGTETVQGYKAEKKRVTTTQKVMGQVVRNVSLVWQAEEFDIPLRERDEEGFTEELRNIKVGAQPASLFEVPSGYRVVKGKVGQMPPGMMPQGMSPEGMSPGAMQLPEGMTLPEGMMPPGMRPGMPSGGKTQ, encoded by the coding sequence ATGCGGAGAGGTCGGTTGCGGGCGGTAGCCCCCGGTTTTGCCATCCTCATGATGCTGGCATGGGCTGCCAGTGCCGTGGCAGGGAAGATAGGTGCCTATTCGGCTGACATGGTTAGCCTTGACGCTGCGGGCAAGGTCGAAGCGTCGACCCGGATATACGTCGACGCGGGGCGGATGCGTCTTGAACTGCCGCCGCAGGAGGGAATGCAGGGCATGACCATCATCGTGCGGCCGGACCTCAAACTGCAGTGGATGGTCGATGTGGAAAGCCGCACCTGCCTTGAACACTCCCTCGACGACGCCCAACTGCGTGCCATCGCCCCCGCCATGGCGGCGGCGACCCCCGACAGCCGCGAGGAACGTCTCGGTACGGAGACCGTTCAGGGGTACAAGGCCGAAAAGAAGCGGGTGACCACGACGCAGAAGGTGATGGGGCAGGTGGTGCGCAACGTCAGCCTCGTGTGGCAGGCGGAAGAGTTCGATATCCCGTTGCGCGAGCGCGACGAGGAGGGCTTCACGGAAGAGCTTCGCAACATCAAGGTCGGGGCGCAGCCTGCATCGTTGTTCGAGGTGCCTTCGGGCTACCGGGTGGTCAAGGGCAAGGTCGGGCAGATGCCGCCCGGCATGATGCCGCAAGGCATGTCGCCGGAAGGGATGTCTCCGGGAGCCATGCAACTGCCGGAAGGGATGACACTGCCTGAGGGCATGATGCCGCCGGGGATGCGGCCCGGGATGCCTTCTGGCGGAAAGACCCAGTAG
- a CDS encoding DUF5334 domain-containing protein, whose product MKHTIIALFCALMLSLPVAAMAWDGFDAETTGLVEVNTDRMPVVGDAVEIYDYDADNTFQATVLEVRRNVRTIELTVRDPETKKPRMFIMESR is encoded by the coding sequence ATGAAACATACCATCATCGCCCTCTTCTGCGCCCTGATGCTGAGCCTGCCCGTTGCCGCCATGGCGTGGGACGGTTTCGATGCCGAGACCACCGGCCTTGTGGAGGTGAACACGGACAGGATGCCCGTCGTCGGGGACGCCGTAGAGATTTACGACTACGACGCCGACAACACCTTTCAGGCAACGGTGCTCGAAGTGCGACGCAATGTGCGCACCATCGAACTGACGGTGCGCGACCCCGAAACGAAAAAACCGCGCATGTTCATCATGGAATCGCGCTAG
- the msrB gene encoding peptide-methionine (R)-S-oxide reductase MsrB translates to MAPRRMTRLWLYGLVAGFVALAVSMFPVGHGPAVTTSHTQEASPMKPSREELKKRLTPLQYDVTQEEGTEPPFRNEYWDEKREGLYVDIVSGEPLFSSRDKYDSGTGWPSFTRPVDPQGIVERVDRKLFTTRTEVRSRNGDSHLGHVFPDGPQPTGLRYCINSAALRFVPVEDLEQQGYGHLLHLFQ, encoded by the coding sequence ATGGCACCACGACGCATGACAAGGCTATGGCTTTACGGTCTGGTCGCCGGATTCGTGGCACTGGCCGTTTCCATGTTCCCGGTCGGGCACGGCCCTGCCGTAACCACAAGTCACACGCAGGAGGCGTCCCCCATGAAGCCCAGCAGAGAAGAACTCAAAAAACGGCTCACGCCGTTGCAATACGATGTCACGCAGGAGGAAGGTACCGAACCGCCCTTCCGGAACGAGTACTGGGATGAGAAGCGCGAGGGGCTGTATGTCGACATCGTGTCCGGTGAACCGCTCTTCAGTTCGCGTGACAAGTACGATTCAGGCACTGGTTGGCCAAGTTTCACCAGACCCGTAGACCCGCAGGGCATCGTCGAACGTGTCGACCGCAAGCTCTTCACCACGCGCACGGAGGTACGCAGCAGGAATGGTGACAGCCATCTGGGGCATGTCTTCCCGGACGGGCCCCAGCCTACGGGGTTGCGCTACTGCATCAACTCGGCGGCATTGCGTTTCGTCCCGGTGGAGGACCTCGAACAGCAAGGCTACGGTCACCTGCTGCATCTTTTCCAATGA
- a CDS encoding formate dehydrogenase accessory protein FdhE, with protein MSYDVDDALKRLERKLKALRAKNYIPDSLLEIVARTAAMQADARARVSVALPEGLATPDAHVQGAPLLARDAFPYDRAVTAQLFGRLLAMLHAAGGSLGMSADAFKARLEAGEVTLEALCDAMLRDDEAFFEAWAGKMPEAPSLVRFLALGSLVPSLEAVASLLALNHDPESVWQHGHCPLCGSAPLISRIAGKEGARYSTCSFCRHEYRTARLQCPFCLETAAEKLEYFTADGEPGYQVHVCRSCDSYIKLADFREYDRESIPVLDDLESLALDILARQQGFSRPTASAWGF; from the coding sequence ATGTCATATGATGTCGATGATGCGCTGAAGCGTCTTGAGCGCAAGCTCAAGGCCCTGCGCGCCAAGAACTACATTCCCGATTCGCTGCTGGAGATCGTGGCACGCACCGCAGCCATGCAGGCCGATGCGAGGGCCCGTGTCAGTGTGGCCCTGCCTGAAGGGCTGGCCACTCCCGATGCCCATGTCCAGGGTGCCCCCTTGCTTGCGCGTGATGCCTTTCCCTACGACAGGGCCGTGACCGCGCAACTCTTCGGGCGTCTTCTCGCCATGCTGCATGCCGCGGGCGGAAGTCTCGGCATGTCGGCAGACGCATTCAAGGCAAGGCTTGAGGCTGGCGAAGTGACGCTCGAGGCCCTGTGTGACGCCATGTTGCGTGATGACGAGGCGTTCTTCGAGGCATGGGCAGGGAAGATGCCCGAGGCACCCAGCCTCGTGCGATTTCTCGCGCTCGGCAGCCTCGTGCCGTCGCTTGAGGCTGTCGCCTCGCTGCTGGCACTGAACCATGACCCCGAAAGCGTATGGCAGCATGGGCACTGTCCGCTGTGCGGCAGCGCGCCTCTCATCTCCCGCATCGCGGGCAAGGAGGGAGCACGGTACAGCACCTGCTCGTTCTGTCGCCACGAATACCGTACTGCGCGACTCCAGTGTCCCTTCTGCCTCGAAACCGCGGCGGAGAAGCTCGAGTATTTCACAGCCGACGGTGAACCGGGCTATCAGGTGCATGTGTGCCGTTCTTGCGACAGCTACATCAAGCTGGCCGACTTCAGGGAATACGACCGCGAGTCCATCCCGGTGCTGGACGACCTTGAATCGCTGGCGCTGGACATCCTCGCACGACAGCAGGGGTTT